The Camelina sativa cultivar DH55 chromosome 14, Cs, whole genome shotgun sequence genome includes a window with the following:
- the LOC104740502 gene encoding laccase-1 yields the protein MKMENLGFLMISTFLLLFATLLPHSSASTIRRFHFNVEWKKVTRLCHTKQLLTVNGQYPGPTVAVHEGDTVEIKVTNRIAQNTTIHWHGLRQYRTGWADGPAYITQCPIRWKQSYTYRFKVEDQRGTLLWHAHHSWQRASVYGAFIVYPRKPYPFSGSHIQSEIPIILGEWWNDDVDKVEKEMIMTGGGAKPSDAYTLNGLPGPLYPCSTKDTFTATVDAGKTYILRIINAALNSELFFAVSNHTLTVVEVDAVYTKPVETKAIMIAPGQTTTLFLRTNQLSGGEFLIAATPYVTSVFTFNNSTTVGFLRYSGKTKPEKNSEITRRRRRLTAMSTVVAALPNMLDTKFATNFSDNIKSLGSEEYPCKVPTKIDKRVITTISLNLQNCPLNQTCGGYAGKRFFASMNNVSFVRPPISILQSYYKKQSKGVFSLDFPENPPNRFDFTGVDPVSENMNTEFGTELFEVEFGTRLEIVFQGTSFLNVENHPLHLHGHNFFVVGRGFGNFDPEKDPKRYNLVDPPERNTYAVPTGGWAAIRINADNPGVWFIHCHLEQHTSWGLAMGFIVKDGPLPSQTLLPPPHDLPQC from the exons ATGAAAATGGAGAATTTAGGGTTTCTAATGATTTCGACCTTTTTGCTTCTATTTGCAACTCTTCTCCCTCATTCTTCGGCTTCAACCATCCGCCGATTTCACTTCAAT gtCGAATGGAAGAAAGTAACTCGATTGTGCCACACGAAACAACTTTTAACGGTGAACGGACAATATCCAGGACCGACGGTGGCGGTACACGAAGGTGACACCGTAGAAATCAAAGTGACTAACCGGATCGCTCAAAATACAACTATTCATtg GCATGGTTTAAGGCAATATCGGACCGGTTGGGCAGATGGACCTGCTTACATAACGCAGTGTCCGATAAGATGGAAACAATCATATACGTATAGATTCAAAGTGGAAGATCAAAGAGGCACACTCCTTTGGCATGCTCATCACTCATGGCAACGCGCCTCTGTCTACGGTGCTTTCATCGTCTATCCACGGAAGCCTTATCCCTTTTCCGGCAGCCACATCCAATCCGAAATTCCCATTATACTCG GTGAATGGTGGAATGATGACGTCGACAAAGTGGAGAAGGAAATGATCATGACCGGAGGTGGGGCTAAACCTTCCGACGCTTACACCCTTAACGGGCTTCCCGGCCCACTTTATCCTTGTTCTACTAAAG ATACTTTCACGGCGACCGTAGACGCCGGAAAAACCTACATCCTCCGCATCATCAACGCAGCTCTAAACAGCGAGCTCTTCTTCGCTGTATCGAATCACACACTAACCGTCGTCGAGGTCGACGCGGTTTACACCAAACCGGTTGAAACCAAAGCAATCATGATCGCTCCGGGTCAAACCACCACCCTCTTTCTCCGCACCAACCAACTCTCCGGCGGAGAGTTTCTCATCGCCGCGACTCCTTACGTCACTTCCGTCTTCACATTCAACAACTCAACCACCGTCGGCTTCCTCCGTTACAGCGGcaaaaccaaaccggaaaaaaatTCCGAAATCACACGGCGGAGACGGCGATTAACGGCTATGTCGACGGTCGTCGCGGCTCTCCCAAACATGCTGGACACGAAATTCGCGACTAATTTCTCCGATAACATCAAGAGCCTCGGATCGGAGGAGTATCCATGTAAAGTCCCGACGAAGATCGACAAGCGCGTGATCACAACGATCAGTCTCAATCTCCAGAACTGTCCGTTAAATCAGACCTGCGGAGGTTACGCCGGGAAGAGATTCTTCGCATCTATGAACAACGTCTCCTTCGTTCGACCTCCGATCTCGATCCTCCAGAGCTACtacaaaaaacagagcaaaggaGTGTTCTCACTCGATTTCCCTGAGAATCCGCCGAACAGATTCGATTTCACGGGAGTGGATCCGGTATCGGAGAACATGAACACCGAGTTCGGGACGGAGCTATTCGAAGTGGAGTTCGGGACGAGGTTAGAGATCGTGTTTCAGGGGACGAGCTTCTTGAACGTCGAGAACCATCCGTTACATTTACACGGACACAACTTCTTCGTAGTGGGAAGAGGATTCGGGAATTTCGACCCGGAGAAGGATCCGAAAAGGTATAATCTGGTGGATCCGCCGGAGAGGAACACTTACGCGGTGCCGACGGGAGGATGGGCGGCGATTAGGATCAATGCGGATAACCCAGGAGTTTGGTTTATTCACTGTCATCTCGAACAACATACTTCTTGGGGATTAGCTATGGGTTTTATCGTTAAGGATGGACCTCTTCCTTCACAGACTCTGCTTCCTCCCCCTCATGATCTTCCTCAGTGTTAA
- the LOC104740503 gene encoding F-box protein SKP2A-like, producing the protein MILVLRTSLTQIVSSVEMDSMSLAYGCPDLRTLDLCGCVLITDESVVALANRCVHLRSLGLYYCRNITDRAMYSLVQAVCDTFPALHTCSGRHSLVMSGCLHLQSVHCACILQSHETHTAFPHRLIEPVCKPEGLLFGICVHIKKPMVLIKTSLSLLLVF; encoded by the exons ATGATTCTGGTGTTGAGGACAAGTCTCACACAAATAGTGTCATctgttgagatggattcgaTGAGTTTAGCTTATGGCTGTCCTGATCTCAGAACTCTTGATCTTTGTGGCTGTGTATTAATTACAG atgAGAGTGTTGTGGCTTTGGCAAACCGGTGTGTACACTTGAGGTCATTGGGGTTATACTACTGCAGAAACATTACAGACAGAGCGATGTACTCATTGGTTCAAGCGGTATGCGATACATTCCCAGCACTCCACACTTGTTCAGGCAGGCATTCACTTGTCATGAGTGGTTGTCTCCATTTACAATCAGTTCACTGTGCATGCATCCTCCAATCTCACGAAACACACACCGCTTTCCCTCACCGGCTCATTGAACCGGTGTGTAAGCCAGAAGGTCTTCTCTTTGGTATATGTGTACACATAAAAAAGCCTATGGTGTTAATAAAAACTTCTTTGAGTTTACTTCTTGTCTTTTGA
- the LOC104740504 gene encoding NADH dehydrogenase [ubiquinone] flavoprotein 1, mitochondrial-like: MAPVRGILGLQRAVSLWKESNRLAPALRSFSTQAASTSTTPQPPPPPPPPEKTHFGGLKDEDRIFTNLYGLHDPFLKGAMKRGDWHRTKDLVLKGTDWIVNEMKKSGLRGRGGAGFPSGLKWSFMPKVSDGRPSYLVVNADESEPGTCKDREIMRHDPHKLLEGCLIAGVGMRASAAYIYIRGEYVNERLNLEKARREAYAAGLLGKNACGSGYDFDVYIHFGAGAYICGEETALLESLEGKQGNPGLKPPFPANAGLYGCPTTVTNVETVAVSPTILRRGPEWFSSFGRKNNAGTKLFCISGHVNKPCTVEEEMSIPLKELIERHCGGVRGGWDNLLAIIPGGSSVPLIPKNVCEDVLMDFDALKAVQSGLGTAAVIVMDKSTDVVDAIARLSYFYKHESCGQCTPCREGTGWLWMIMERMKVGNAKLEEIDMLQEVTKQIEGHTICALGDAAAWPVQGLIRHFRPELERRIRERAERELLQVAA; encoded by the exons ATG GCACCCGTTAGGGGGATTCTTGGTTTGCAAAGGGCAGTATCACTTTGGAAGGAGAGTAACAGATTGGCTCCAGCTTTGAGATCATTCAGCACCCAAGCTGCATCCACTTCCACCACTCCACAGCCGCCTCCACCTCCTCCGCCTCCGGAAAAGACTCATTTCGGTGGTCTCAAGGATGAAGATCGGATTTTTACCAATCTCTATGGTCTACATGACCCATTTCTCAAAGGCGCGATGAAGAGAGGTGATTGGCATAGGACCAAAGATTTGGTGCTCAAGGGTACTGATTGGATTGTCAATGAAATGAAGAAGTCTGGTCTTCGTGGACGTGGTGGTGCTGGTTTCCCTTCTGGCCTTAAGTGGTCTTTTATGCCTAAAGTATCTGATGGCCGTCCTTCCTATTTGGTTGTGAATGCTGATGAGAGTGAGCCTGGAACTTGTAAAGATAGGGAGATCATGCGTCATGACCCTCACAAATTGTTGGAAGGGTGTTTGATTGCTGGTGTTGGAATGAGAGCTAGTGCAGCGTACATTTACATCAGGGGTGAATATGTAAATGAACGTTTGAATCTAGAGAAGGCTAGAAGAGAAGCATATGCGGCTGGTCTCTTGGGGAAGAATGCATGTGGTTCTGgctatgattttgatgtttatATCCACTTTGGTGCTGGTGCATACATTTGTGGTGAAGAGACCGCGCTTCTTGAGAGCCTTGAAGGGAAGCAAGGAAACCCTGGGTTGAAGCCTCCGTTCCCTGCTAACGCTGGTTTATATGGCTGTCCCACAACTGTTACCAATGTGGAAACAGTGGCTGTTTCGCCTACCATTTTAAGGCGTGGACCTGAGTGGTTTTCTAGTTTCGGTAGGAAGAATAACGCGGGGACAAAGCTGTTTTGTATATCGGGCCATGTAAACAAGCCATGCACGGTCGAAGAGGAGATGAGTATACCTCTCAAGGAACTGATTGAGAGGCATTGTGGAGGTGTTAGAGGTGGATGGGACAATCTACTTGCTATCATCCCTGGTGGCTCATCCGTTCCTCTGATTCCTAAGAACGTTTGCGAGGATGTGCTGATGGATTTTGATGCGCTCAAGGCTGTCCAATCAGGGTTAGGAACTGCAGCAGTCATTGTGATGGATAAGTCAACCGATGTTGTGGATGCAATTGCAAGGCTCTCTTACTTCTACAAGCATGAAAGCTGTGGGCAGTGCACTCCTTGCAGAGAGGGAACAGGTTGGCTTTGGATGATCATGGAGAGAATGAAAGTTGGTAATGCAAAGCTGGAAGAAATTGATATGCTCCAGGAGGTAACCAAACAGATCGAAGGACACACAATCTGTGCATTGGGTGATGCAGCTGCATGGCCTGTGCAAGGTCTGATAAGGCACTTTAGGCCAGAGCTCGAGAGAAGGATCAGGGAACGCGCTGAAAGGGAATTGCTACAGGTTGCTGCTTAA
- the LOC104740505 gene encoding mitogen-activated protein kinase 8 isoform X1, whose protein sequence is MWCMGGGGNLVDGVRRWLFKRPSSSSSSSSSSNNSNHEQSILNSSSSSSPSPSNPDHSASSGDFKEFIIIKDLDFSGLTLIKVPKRNHLPPMDPHKKDTEFFTEYGEANRYQIQEVVGKGSYGVVASALDSHTGERVAIKKINDVFEHVSDATRILREIKLLRLLRHPDVVEIKHIMLPPSRREFRDIYVVFELMESDLHQVIKANDDLTPEHYQFFLYQLLRGLKYVHAANVFHRDLKPKNILANADCKLKICDFGLARVSFNDAPTAIFWTDYVATRWYRAPELCGSFFSKYTPAIDIWSVGCIFAEMLLGKPLFPGKNVVHQLDLMTDFLGTPPPESISRIRNEKARRYLSSMRKKQQVPFSHKFPKADPLALRLLERLLAFDPKDRASAEDALADPYFSGLSNSEREPSTQPISKLEFDFERKKLTKDDVRELIYREILEYHPQMLEEYLRGGDQLSFMYPSGVDRFKRQFAHLEENQGKPGAAGGGRSTALHRHHASLPRERVPAPNGETAEETSDVERRAAAAVASTLESEEADNGGGYSARNLMKSASISGSKCIGVQSKTDKEDTIAEEEDDETVAELTDRVASLHNS, encoded by the exons ATG TGGTGTATGGGTGGTGGTGGGAATCTCGTCGACGGTGTTCGTCGATGGCTTTTTAAgcgaccttcttcttcttcttcttcttcttcttcttccaataatAGCAATCACGAACAATCCATTCTcaattcctcttcttcttcttctccttctccttctaaCCCCGATCATTCCGCTTCCTCTGGAGATTTCAaagagtttattattattaaagatCTCGATTTCTCTGGTCTAACTCTTATTAAGGTTCCTAAACGTAATCACTTACCTCCTATGGATCCTCACAAGAAG GATACTGAGTTCTTCACGGAGTATGGTGAAGCAAACAGGTATCAGATTCAAGAAGTCGTTGGGAAAGGTAGCTACGGTGTTGTGGCTTCTGCTCTTGACTCACACACTGGAGAGAGAGTTGCCATCAAGAAGATTAACGACGTGTTTGAGCATGTCTCTGATGCTACTAGGATTCTCAGAGAGATCAAATTGCTTCGGCTGCTTCGTCATCCTGATGTTGTGGAGATTAAACACATCATGCTACCTCCTTCTCGTAGAGAGTTCCGTGATATTTATGTTGTCTTCGAGTTGATGGAATCTGATCTTCATCAAGTCATCAAGGCCAACGATGATTTAACTCCTGAGCATTATCAGTTTTTCTTGTATCAGCTTCTCCGTGGTCTCAAATATGTTCACGCAg CTAATGTGTTTCATCGGGATTTGAAACCAAAGAACATTCTTGCTAATGCTGATTGCAAATTGAAGATCTGTGATTTTGGTCTGGCTCGTGTTTCCTTTAACGATGCCCCAACTGCTATATTTTGGACT GATTATGTAGCTACTCGGTGGTATCGTGCCCCTGAACTCTGTGGATCGTTTTTCTCCAAA TATACCCCTGCGATTGATATCTGGAGTGTCGGTTGCATTTTTGCGGAAATGCTTTTGGGTAAGCCTTTGTTTCCCGGGAAAAACGTGGTGCACCAATTGGACCTAATGACTGACTTTCTTGGCACTCCACCTCCTGAGTCGATTTCAAGG ATTAGAAATGAAAAGGCGAGGAGATATCTTAGTAGCATGAGGAAAAAACAGCAAGTCCCATTCTCTCATAAGTTCCCTAAAGCTGATCCTTTGGCTCTCCGCCTTCTGGAACGCCTCCTTGCCTTTGATCCGAAAGACCGTGCATCAGCTGAAGAT GCACTAGCTGATCCATATTTCAGTGGTTTGTCAAATTCAGAGCGTGAACCATCGACACAGCCAATTTCAAAGCTTGAATTTGACTTTGAGAGAAAGAAGTTAACAAAAGATGATGTCAGAGAATTAATTTACCGagag ATATTGGAATATCATCCTCAGATGTTGGAGGAATATCTTCGTGGTGGTGATCAGCTTAGCTTCATGTACCCCAG TGGTGTTGACCGATTTAAGAGGCAATTTGCGCATCTTGAAGAGAATCAAGGTAAACCAGGAGCAgcaggaggaggaagaagtacTGCACTTCACAGACATCATGCTTCTTTGCCAAG AGAGAGAGTTCCTGCTCCGAATGGTGAAACTGCAGAAGAAACCAGTGATGTTGAGAGAAGAGCAGCTGCTGCTGTGGCTTCAACCTTGGAATCTGAGGAGGCAGACAATGGAGGAGGTTACAGTGCTCGTAACCTCATGAAGAGCGCGAGCATCAGCGGTTCTAAATGCATTGGTGTCCAGTCTAAAACCGACAAAGAG GACACCatagctgaggaagaagatgatgaaactgtTGCAGAGCTTACTGATAGAGTTGCTTCTCTTCATAATTCttaa
- the LOC104740505 gene encoding mitogen-activated protein kinase 8 isoform X2 codes for MGGGGNLVDGVRRWLFKRPSSSSSSSSSSNNSNHEQSILNSSSSSSPSPSNPDHSASSGDFKEFIIIKDLDFSGLTLIKVPKRNHLPPMDPHKKDTEFFTEYGEANRYQIQEVVGKGSYGVVASALDSHTGERVAIKKINDVFEHVSDATRILREIKLLRLLRHPDVVEIKHIMLPPSRREFRDIYVVFELMESDLHQVIKANDDLTPEHYQFFLYQLLRGLKYVHAANVFHRDLKPKNILANADCKLKICDFGLARVSFNDAPTAIFWTDYVATRWYRAPELCGSFFSKYTPAIDIWSVGCIFAEMLLGKPLFPGKNVVHQLDLMTDFLGTPPPESISRIRNEKARRYLSSMRKKQQVPFSHKFPKADPLALRLLERLLAFDPKDRASAEDALADPYFSGLSNSEREPSTQPISKLEFDFERKKLTKDDVRELIYREILEYHPQMLEEYLRGGDQLSFMYPSGVDRFKRQFAHLEENQGKPGAAGGGRSTALHRHHASLPRERVPAPNGETAEETSDVERRAAAAVASTLESEEADNGGGYSARNLMKSASISGSKCIGVQSKTDKEDTIAEEEDDETVAELTDRVASLHNS; via the exons ATGGGTGGTGGTGGGAATCTCGTCGACGGTGTTCGTCGATGGCTTTTTAAgcgaccttcttcttcttcttcttcttcttcttcttccaataatAGCAATCACGAACAATCCATTCTcaattcctcttcttcttcttctccttctccttctaaCCCCGATCATTCCGCTTCCTCTGGAGATTTCAaagagtttattattattaaagatCTCGATTTCTCTGGTCTAACTCTTATTAAGGTTCCTAAACGTAATCACTTACCTCCTATGGATCCTCACAAGAAG GATACTGAGTTCTTCACGGAGTATGGTGAAGCAAACAGGTATCAGATTCAAGAAGTCGTTGGGAAAGGTAGCTACGGTGTTGTGGCTTCTGCTCTTGACTCACACACTGGAGAGAGAGTTGCCATCAAGAAGATTAACGACGTGTTTGAGCATGTCTCTGATGCTACTAGGATTCTCAGAGAGATCAAATTGCTTCGGCTGCTTCGTCATCCTGATGTTGTGGAGATTAAACACATCATGCTACCTCCTTCTCGTAGAGAGTTCCGTGATATTTATGTTGTCTTCGAGTTGATGGAATCTGATCTTCATCAAGTCATCAAGGCCAACGATGATTTAACTCCTGAGCATTATCAGTTTTTCTTGTATCAGCTTCTCCGTGGTCTCAAATATGTTCACGCAg CTAATGTGTTTCATCGGGATTTGAAACCAAAGAACATTCTTGCTAATGCTGATTGCAAATTGAAGATCTGTGATTTTGGTCTGGCTCGTGTTTCCTTTAACGATGCCCCAACTGCTATATTTTGGACT GATTATGTAGCTACTCGGTGGTATCGTGCCCCTGAACTCTGTGGATCGTTTTTCTCCAAA TATACCCCTGCGATTGATATCTGGAGTGTCGGTTGCATTTTTGCGGAAATGCTTTTGGGTAAGCCTTTGTTTCCCGGGAAAAACGTGGTGCACCAATTGGACCTAATGACTGACTTTCTTGGCACTCCACCTCCTGAGTCGATTTCAAGG ATTAGAAATGAAAAGGCGAGGAGATATCTTAGTAGCATGAGGAAAAAACAGCAAGTCCCATTCTCTCATAAGTTCCCTAAAGCTGATCCTTTGGCTCTCCGCCTTCTGGAACGCCTCCTTGCCTTTGATCCGAAAGACCGTGCATCAGCTGAAGAT GCACTAGCTGATCCATATTTCAGTGGTTTGTCAAATTCAGAGCGTGAACCATCGACACAGCCAATTTCAAAGCTTGAATTTGACTTTGAGAGAAAGAAGTTAACAAAAGATGATGTCAGAGAATTAATTTACCGagag ATATTGGAATATCATCCTCAGATGTTGGAGGAATATCTTCGTGGTGGTGATCAGCTTAGCTTCATGTACCCCAG TGGTGTTGACCGATTTAAGAGGCAATTTGCGCATCTTGAAGAGAATCAAGGTAAACCAGGAGCAgcaggaggaggaagaagtacTGCACTTCACAGACATCATGCTTCTTTGCCAAG AGAGAGAGTTCCTGCTCCGAATGGTGAAACTGCAGAAGAAACCAGTGATGTTGAGAGAAGAGCAGCTGCTGCTGTGGCTTCAACCTTGGAATCTGAGGAGGCAGACAATGGAGGAGGTTACAGTGCTCGTAACCTCATGAAGAGCGCGAGCATCAGCGGTTCTAAATGCATTGGTGTCCAGTCTAAAACCGACAAAGAG GACACCatagctgaggaagaagatgatgaaactgtTGCAGAGCTTACTGATAGAGTTGCTTCTCTTCATAATTCttaa